TTCGTGATCGACGTCGTCGACACCACCGGGTGCGGCGACGCGTTCTCGGCGGGCTACCTGCGGGGCGTGAGCCTGGGCCGCACGCCGGGCGACGCCGCCGTCCTCGGCAGCGCCGCCGCCGCGCTCGTCGCCCAGGGCCTCGGCAGCGACCACGGCGACTTCGACCTCACGGCCGCCGACGCGTTCGCCGCGAGCCACAGGGCGCGCACGTGAGAGGCCGCCTCGCGGATGTCCGCGAGGCGGCCTGCGGCAGTGCGGTCCCTGGTGCTAGGTGCAGTTCGGGACACAGCTGAGGGCTTCAAGCCGGGCCTTGGCCCCCGGGATGTGCAGGGCGGCGGCGAGCCGCGTGAGGGCGTACACCACCCTCTTCCTCGCCGGGCCCGAAGACCTCTTGCTCGCCGGGCCCGAAGACCGCTCGCGCTTCATGTACTGCTCCCTTCGACTCCGCTTGCGCGGGGTTGATCCATCGCTCACGAGTCTGTGACGCCCGCCCGCCCGGGCACATGAGTCCGATGTCCCAACATGGTCCCGGGCCCGGCGGGGAACGCCGCGTCCACGACCGTCCCCGTCGCACTGCTGGTCAGCGTGAACGCGCCGCCGAGCTCCTCGGAGCGCTCCGCCATCGAGCGCAGGCCCACGCCCGCGCCGTCCTGGTGCGCGGCGAAACCGTCGCCGTTGTCCGCGATCCGCAGACTCACCCGGCCGTCGGCCGCGCTGACCACGGCCCGGGCCCGGTCGGCGTGCGAGTGCCGTACGACGTTGTTGAGGGCCTCGGCGGTGATGCGGTACATGGCGACCTGGAGCGCGGCCGGCAGCGCGGGCAGCGGATCGGGGTCGACCGCCACCGAGATCGTGAGGCTGCGGCTGCTGAGGTGCTCGGCGAGCTGGCGCAGCGCCCGCGCCAGGTCGGCGCCGTCCAGCGCGGCCGGCGCCAGCCCGTCGGTGATGCGGCGCAGCTCCCGGATCGCGTCCCCGATGCCGTCGGAGACCCCGGTCAGCGGACGCGTCACCGCCGGCTGCGCGCTGCGCCGGACCGCGTCGACCTGGAGGCGCAGGCCCGACAGCGCGGGCCCGAGCCCGTCGTGCAGCTCGTGCCGCAGCCGGCGCCGTTCCTCCTCGCGGGTGTGGATGAGCTGCTCGCGGCTGCTCTGCAGGTCCTGGTACAGCCGCAGCGAGGCCAGCGCCGGGGCGGCCTGCGCCGCGAGCACCTGCACGGCCTCCCGGTCCTGCGGGTCGAGCGCCAGCTCGCCGGGGCGCGGCGAGACCTCCAGACGGCCGATCTCCTCGCCCCGGTACACGATCGGGAAGTGCTCCGCGCCGGGCCCCGGATCCTCGATCCTGACCAGCTCGCGCGGACCGTGATGGGTGGAGACGGTGACCGAGGCCGCGGGCAGACCGAGCGTGCGCACGACCGTGTCGCCCAGCAGCTGCGGCGCGTCACTGGGGTCGGGGGCGTCGCTGAGCCGCTTGGCCAGGTTGCGCACCACCTGGTAGGGGTGGGCCCGGTCGCCGTAGAAGTAGTGCTCCACGAGGCGTGAGGCCCAGCGGGACAGGGGGCGCAGCAGGGCTCCGACGACCAGTCCCACGGCGCAGGCGGGGAGCAGGGCGGTCGTGTCGGGCCGGTCCGAGGTGAGGCTCAGCAGCAGCCAGGCGGCCACGGTGGACACGGAGACCGTCAGGAACGCCAGCAGCAGGGCGACCAGGAGCCGGCGGGCGGCCCGGTCCAGGTACCAGGTCCGTGAGCGGACGTGCAGATAGCCCAGCAGCAGCGGCCACATCACCGCCGCCGCGAACTGCAGGGGACGTTCGAGGAAGGGAGGCAGGAGCCCCTGCCCCAGCAGCAGGATCGTGACGCTCCACCAGGCGTAGGGCACGGTGACCCAGTAGGTGCCGTGCCGGTAGTCCGGGGAGCGGACCATCCGGACGACCAGGATCACGAGGGCCACGACCAGCACGCTCTGCGCCCCGATGTCGTCGACCCAGGACATGACGGGCTCGGTGCGCCGCCAGAACGCCGCCCAGTCGCCGTGGCCCATCGGGTTGGGCACACCCATCCAGGTGTCGATCCGGCTCCAGTGGTAGAGCTGCTGGGCCAGGCTCAACGGCAACAGGACGAGGGCGTAGGCGCGGGTCCACCGGCTGCCGAGGCGGCCGTCGGGGAGCCACAGCGGGAGTGTGTAGAGCAGCAGCGCGAACAGCGCGTAGAAGACCGCGTAGACGGTGAACGCGGCGAGACTGAGAGCGCTGGGGGCCACCGCCAGCGCGACCGTGAAGACCAGGGTGTTGCCCAGCGCGGACAGCGCCCCCGTGACCAGCAGGAACCATCCGAAGACGAGGACCCCGGCCTCGCGGCGGGCGAGGAACGACATGCCGGACAGCGCGAAGCCCAGGCCCAGCAGCAGGTTCTGCACCGCGTAGTCGAACTCGTCGTACACGGTGGCGGCCTCGGCCATGTGGGCGAACGTGAGCACCACCCACACCACCATCGACAGCGCGGTGAGCGCGCACACCGTGTACGCGGGGAGCAGGTCGCGCCCGGATCCCGCGGTCGGGCGCAGTGGGCGCGCGCCGGGCTTCGTGCCGTTCACCAGTCCGGTCATCGCCCGTACCTCCCCGTCGCCGAGTGGGTTGACCAGCTTCTGCCGCCCGCGGTCCCGACCGCATGAGGCGTCGGTCCCGACCCGGCCCCGACCCGTCGTCCGTCGTCCGTCGCACGCTGCCGTCAGTCGTCCTCGCCCAGCCCCGCGTCCCGGGCCCGGGCCACGGCCTCGGCGCGGGTGGCGACGTGCAGCTTCTCGAAGATGTGCGTGACGTGGTTGCGGACCGTCTTCTCCGACAGCACCAGCTCACGGGCGATACGACGGTTGTCCAGGCCGCGCGCGATCAGCGCCAGCACCTCGACCTCGCGGGTGGTCAGCGCCGGGAACAGCTGTTCGGCGTCGCGTCTGCGGCCTCCGGTGACCAGGTCGGTGAGGCGCGCCGCCACCCCCGCGCCGAAGACCGCGCCGCCCGCCACGACCGTCCGTACGGCGTGCAGCACCTCCTCCGCCGCCGCGCCCTTGACGATGTAGCCGCGGGCCCCCGCCTGGAGGGCGGCCAGCAGGTCGCCCTCGTCGTCGGACATGGTGAGGGTGAGCACGGGCAGCCCGGGATGCAGCTCGGCGAGGCTGCGGATGGCCTGGACGCCGGAGCCGTCGGGCAGACCCAGATCCATGATGATCACGTCGGGGAGATGCGCGGACACCGCGTCCGGCACCTCCGCGACCGTCTCCGCCTCCGCCACGACGACGACCTCGCCGAGACTCTCCAGCGCGGACTTCAACCCGCTGCGGAACAGCGGATGGTCCTCGACGACCAGGGCGCGCAGCACGGTCCGCTCGCCGCGGACCAGGGCCTCACCAAGCTCGCTCACGAGTCGAAACGGTAAGCCGCCCCCGTGACATCGGCATATTTTCCGGGCATGCGGGCGACGGCCCGGGGCGCGCACGGCGCGGCTCCGGGACCGTCCGACCGGTTTGCCGGGACGACGTCTCCCTGTCGGCTACGCCAGCATCAGCACCGGCTTGACCACGTCGCCCCGCGCCGCCGCCCCCGCGGCCTCCTCGATCCGCGCGAACGGGAACACGGAGACGATCTCGTCGAACGGGAGGCGGCCCGCCCGGTACAGCTCGACCAGGGCCGGCACGAAGACGCGCGGCACCGCCTCGCCCTGGTTGACCCCGACCACGCGCGGTCCCCGGTCCAGCATCGACGGCACGTCGAAGGCCGCCTCCGTCCCGGCGGGCGGCGCCCCGACCACCCCGCACACCCCGCTCACGGCCAGCCCGTCCACCGCCTGCCGCAGCACCCGCGGCGCCCCGCTGGTCTCCAGCGCCCGCTCGGCCCCGCGCCCACCGGTCAGTTCGCGTACGGCGTCCAGCGCGTCGTCCTCCCGAGGGTTCACGGCGTCGGTCGCGCCGAGCCGGCGGGCCAGGGCGAGCCGCTTCGGATCGGGGTCCACGGCGATCACCCGGGTCGCGGGGGTCAGCCGGGCGGCCATCACGGCGGCCAGACCCACCGAGCCGGTGCCGTACACGGCGAGGGTGTGGCCCGCCTCGGGGCGCAGCACGTTCAGCACCGCGCCCACGCCGGTCTGCACCCCGCAGCCGAGCGGTGCGAGGACCTGCGGCGGCAGACCGGCGGGCACGGGGACGACATCGCGCTCCGCGGTGAGCGCGAGCGTCGCGAACGAGGACTGTCCGAAGAAGTGCCCGTGCAGCGCGGCCCGCGCATGCCGTCCGGCGCCGCGCACCGTCGGGCTGCCGTCGAGCCGGCTGCCGCCGAACAGGTTGAGCGCGGGCCAGTGCGCGCAGCGGACCGGGCGGCCGGTCAGACAGGCCGGGCAGTCGCCGCAGGAGGCGAAGCTCAGCACGACCGTGTCGCCGGGCGCGACGGAGGTCACCGCCCCGCCCACCGCCTCGACGGTCCCCGTTCCCTCGTGCCCCAGGACGGCGGGGACGGGGAAGGGGGTGTGTCCGGCGCGGACGGAGAGGTCGGTGTGGCAGATCCCGGCCGCGCGGACGCGGACGAGGACCTCGTGCGCACGGGGCTCGTCGACGTCGATCTCCTCGAGGCCGAAGTCGTGGCCGCGGGCGCGGACCACGGCGGCGGTGGCGCGGGGCATGACGGAACTCCTTTGGCTTCAGCGAGTGTTCAGGGCAGGAGGTCGCCCTCGCGCACGGTGCGCAGGGCCTGGGCGGCGATGGTCAGCGTCGGGTTGACGGCGGCCGACGACGGAAAGAAGCCGCCGTCGACGACGTACAGGTTGCGCACCTCGTGGCTGCGGCAGTACGGGTCGAGCACCGAGCGCGCGGGGTCGGCGCCGGCGACGGTGGTCCCGCACTGGTGCCCGGTCGCCTCGACGCCGAGCCGCTGGGTGAGGACGAGCGGATGCCCGGCCCGGCGCATCATGCGGGACGCGGCCCGCACGAGCCGTCGATGGGCCCGGGTGTTGGTGGGCCGCCAGCGCACGGTGACGTCGTCGCCTCCGCTGCCGGGCAGGACGCGGTTGTCCGGGTCGGGCAGGTCCTCCGACATCACCCACCAGTCCACGCTGCGCGCGGCGAGGGCGCCCAGCAGCCGCCGGGGCAGCCGCGGCCGGGCGGCGGCGAGCGTCGCCTCGTACACCTTGCCCATCAACTGGAGGTTTCCCAGCGGGTGTTCGGTGTGCGGGCCGGGCAGATAGAAGTCGTTGACGGCGAGCGTCTTCTGGAACGTCACCGGGTTGCGGCGGCGCGGATCCACGGCCATCAGGACGCTGTTGTTGTGCATCATCAGGTTCCGGCCGACCTGTCCGCTGCCGTTGGCCAGCCCGCCCGGATGCGCGGCGCCGCCCGAACGCAGCAGCAGGACGGCCGAGTTGACGGCCCCGCAGGACAGCACGACCGTGCCGGCCCGCAGCCGCACCGTGCGCCCGCCGCGCTCCGCGTCGACCGAGGTCACCCGCCGCCCGGAGGCGTCCGTGCGCAGCCGCACCGCCCGGGTGTGGGTGAGCAGCCGGACGTTCGGGGTGCGCAGGGCGGGCCGCAGGGCACGGGTCTCGGCGTCGCTCTTCGCGCCCACCCGGCAGGGGAACGCGTCGCAGGTCCCGCACCGCAGACACGCGCCGCCCTCGGCCAGGTCGACGCCCAGCTCGACGGGGTAGGGGTGCAGACCCTGCGCCCTGAGCCGCTCGGCGAGTTCGCCGATCACCGGCTCGTGCGCGACCGGCGGCCACGGGTAGGGCCCGCTGCGCGGCGGCCCGGTCGGATCGGCGCCGGCCGCGCCGTGCACCCGGTAGAGCCGTTCGGCCTCCGCGTAGTACGGCTCCAGGTCGGCGTACCCGAACGGCCAGGCGGGCGAGGTGCCCTCCAGATGCTCGACCGCGTCGAAGTCGCCGCTGCGCAGCCGGGGCAGGGCGGCGCCGAAGACCTTCGTGGTGCCGCCCACGTAGTAGTGGGCGGAGGGGGTGAAGGGGCGGCCCTCGGCGGTGCGCCAGGGGCCCGCGTTGTGGTACCGGCCCTCGCCGAACACCGCCTGCGGCGACCAGTTGTCCTGCTCGCGGGGGAGGAACCCGCCCCGCTCCACGACCAGCACCCGGGCCCCGGTGGAGGCCAGCGCCCAGGCGGTGGTCGCGCCCCCGGCCCCCGAGCCGAGGACGAGGACGTCGGCGTCGTACACGTCGAGGTCCTGCTCGACGACGGGCGGCGAGCCGGGGCCCCAGACGCCGGCGTTCACGACGGGCCTGCCACGGGCGTGTAGAGACGGACCGGCGTCTCGTAGTGGAAGGGCAGGTGGTCGGGTACCTCGGCGAGCTCCAGGTGCAGGCCGAACGGGGTGCGGACGTAGACGAAGCGGGTGCCCGCGATGGGGCCGTCGTCCACCTTCTGCGGCTCGCCGAGCGCCACCACGCCCTCGTAGGAGGTGAGATGGCGCAGCGAGGCGTCCAGGTCGGTGGTGCCGAGGGCCAGATGGTGACCGCCCCAGTCGCTGTTGCGCGGGTAGACGCGGCGCTGGCCCGGAGCGGCGTACTCGAACAGCTCGACGTTGGTGACCGGGCCGAGCCGCAGCATGGCGATGCGCGCGACGGCGTCGGGGTGGACGCCCAGCTGGCGGGACATCCACAGCCCGCCGGGGTCGGCCACCGGGCCGGTGCGGTAGGCGAGTTCGGCGCCGAGGACGTCCGTGAAGAAGTTCACGGCCTGGTCCAGGTCGGGCACGGTGTAGGCGATGTGGTGCACGGCGGTGGCGCCGGGGACGCGCAGGGTGGGGGCGGTGGAAGGGGTGGGGCTGGTCATGTCCTGTACTCCTTAAGGGAGTTGTGAGGGTGGCGGGGGCGGTCAGGGGTCGCGGTGCTGGGGGTGCGCGGGGGCAGGGCGCGGGTGACGGCCGCCGGGCCGAGCGTCAGACACAGCAGGCGGGCGCCGCCGCGGCCGGCGGTGAGGTGGGTACGGCCGGCCTGCGGCGCCAGAACGAGGGCGCCCGCGGTGAGGGGGACCGGGCGGCCGTCGGTGCGGACCGTCCCCCGCAGCACGTACCAGGCGGCCTCGGCGCCGTCCCGGCCGGTGAGCGCCCAGCGGGTGCCGGGGGCCAGGCGCACCTCGTCGAAGGCCTCGCACTCGCTGTGCAGCATCCCGCGCCGGGCCAGACAGCGGACCGTGGCCTGGTCCCCGTCGGAGCCGAACAGCACGGACGAGACCGAGCCGGAGTGGACGATCACGACCAGCCCTCCTCCGGGAGCGGCACGTCGAGGACGGCGTGGAAGTACTCCATCCCGCCGTCCCCGGCCCACAGCCGTACGGCGCCGCCGAGCGGCAGGGTCAGGGCCGTGCCCGAGGCCAGCGGGACCTCGCGGTCGGCCGATCGAGCGGTGCCGGTGCCGCTCAGCACGAACACGGTGTGCTCGGTGCCGCGGGCGGCCAGTTCGACGCCGGCGTGCGGCGGCAGATCGCGGACGCCGACCGTGCGCAGCGGGCCGGTGAGGACCTCCGCGGCGTCCAGCGGGCCGTGGCCGCGCAGATCACGGACGACGGCGCTGCGGGGGGTGGTGGTCACGGGACTCTCTCCTTGGGATCGTGGCGACTGGTGGGGCACGGCGTAGGGGCCGGCCCCTACGCGCGTGGGCGCCGGCAGCTCGACGACGAGCCAGGACAGGGGCCGTCGGCCGGTGTTGTGCAGCGCGTGCCTGGCGCCCAGGCCGGTCAGCACGGCGTCGCCCGCGCGGACGGCGTGCGGCCGCCCGTCCAGATGGATCTCGCCGCGCCCGTGGAGCAGGAAGTACACCTCCTCGGTGCGGGAGTGCAGATGCTCCCCGCTGACCCCGCCGGCGGGCAGCCAGGCCCACTCGACGGCCTCCCAGCCGCCGTACAGGCCGGTGCGGCGGGACAGGCACGCCCAGCGGGAGAGCCCGTCGGAATCGTGTACGCCGTGCACGTCGGCGGGGTCGTGCACATCGGCGACGACGAGTGCGTCACGCATCGCTTCGCACCTCCTCGGCCCGGGCCAGCTCCTCCGCGGCCAGGGCGATCTCACGGTCGGTCAGGTCGTTGACGAACACCGCGTCGCCGATGCCCACGGGCAGGGGCAGGCGCTGCATGCCGTCGCGGTGGCGCACGGTGTCGGCGAGCGCGTCGCGCAGCAACTCCGGCTCCATCAGGGGGTGGTGGACCGGCAGTCGCAGGGCGCGCATGGCGGCGAGCACGCGCTCGCTCTGACGGTCCGTCATCAGGGCGCGGTTGCGGGCGATGACGGTGGTCAGCGCCATGTCCAGATTCACCGCCTCGCCGTGCAGCAGGGCGGGCAGGGCGCGCATCTCCAGCGTGGGGCTGAAGGAGTGGCCGTAGTCGACGACGCGCTCCAGGCGGTGCTCCCACAGATTGTCGTGGAGCTCCTCGAGCATGCCGTGGACCGCGCGGGCCAGGACGTGGTGCGCGGTGGTGCGCAGCGGCTCGTCGGCCTGGAAGCGGGCGTCGAGCAGCCGCCGTCCGCTGCCGGCCAGCAGGTCGAACAGGTCGCGGTCCTTGATCAGGGCGATCTTGAGGATCTCGGCGAGTCCGTTGCCGATGTGCCGGCGGTCGAGGGTGGCGAGGAAACCGGGGTCGAGGAGGGTCTCGACGGCCGGGTGGTAGGTGCCGAGCCGGTTCTTGCCGGCGCCGAAGTTGACGCCGGTCTTGGCGCCGACGCCTGCGTCGACCAGACCGATCAGCGTGGTCGGCACGCGGACGTACGGAGTGCTGCGGCGGTACAGGCTGCAGGCCAGCCCGACCACGTCGAGCAGCACCCCGCCGCCGACGGCGACCACCGGCTCACGACGCCGGTCCAGACCGAACCGGTCCATGGCGCCGACCACGGAGTACACCGACTCCATCGTCTTCAGCCGCTCGTGGGCGGGCAGCACGTGGATGGCGTACTCGCCGTGGCCGCCGGCCTCGCAGGAGGCGCGGATCGCGTCGCCGTAGAGCAGGTCGACCCGCTCCTCGACGACGAGCAGCCGACGGGCCGGGGCGGGGCCGTCCGCCGGGGCCCCGGCCCGGGCGAGGGCCCGGGTGCGCGGGTCCAGCACGCCGGGGGCGAAGCGGACCCGGTAGCGGACGGGCTTGGCCGTGGACACGGTCCAGCTGCGCGCGGGACCGGGGCCTTCGGTGGTGGTGAGGCCGTGCACGGTGGGGGGCGGGAAGGG
This window of the Streptomyces sp. NBC_01275 genome carries:
- a CDS encoding sensor histidine kinase produces the protein MTGLVNGTKPGARPLRPTAGSGRDLLPAYTVCALTALSMVVWVVLTFAHMAEAATVYDEFDYAVQNLLLGLGFALSGMSFLARREAGVLVFGWFLLVTGALSALGNTLVFTVALAVAPSALSLAAFTVYAVFYALFALLLYTLPLWLPDGRLGSRWTRAYALVLLPLSLAQQLYHWSRIDTWMGVPNPMGHGDWAAFWRRTEPVMSWVDDIGAQSVLVVALVILVVRMVRSPDYRHGTYWVTVPYAWWSVTILLLGQGLLPPFLERPLQFAAAVMWPLLLGYLHVRSRTWYLDRAARRLLVALLLAFLTVSVSTVAAWLLLSLTSDRPDTTALLPACAVGLVVGALLRPLSRWASRLVEHYFYGDRAHPYQVVRNLAKRLSDAPDPSDAPQLLGDTVVRTLGLPAASVTVSTHHGPRELVRIEDPGPGAEHFPIVYRGEEIGRLEVSPRPGELALDPQDREAVQVLAAQAAPALASLRLYQDLQSSREQLIHTREEERRRLRHELHDGLGPALSGLRLQVDAVRRSAQPAVTRPLTGVSDGIGDAIRELRRITDGLAPAALDGADLARALRQLAEHLSSRSLTISVAVDPDPLPALPAALQVAMYRITAEALNNVVRHSHADRARAVVSAADGRVSLRIADNGDGFAAHQDGAGVGLRSMAERSEELGGAFTLTSSATGTVVDAAFPAGPGTMLGHRTHVPGRAGVTDS
- a CDS encoding response regulator transcription factor, with the translated sequence MSELGEALVRGERTVLRALVVEDHPLFRSGLKSALESLGEVVVVAEAETVAEVPDAVSAHLPDVIIMDLGLPDGSGVQAIRSLAELHPGLPVLTLTMSDDEGDLLAALQAGARGYIVKGAAAEEVLHAVRTVVAGGAVFGAGVAARLTDLVTGGRRRDAEQLFPALTTREVEVLALIARGLDNRRIARELVLSEKTVRNHVTHIFEKLHVATRAEAVARARDAGLGEDD
- a CDS encoding NAD(P)-dependent alcohol dehydrogenase encodes the protein MPRATAAVVRARGHDFGLEEIDVDEPRAHEVLVRVRAAGICHTDLSVRAGHTPFPVPAVLGHEGTGTVEAVGGAVTSVAPGDTVVLSFASCGDCPACLTGRPVRCAHWPALNLFGGSRLDGSPTVRGAGRHARAALHGHFFGQSSFATLALTAERDVVPVPAGLPPQVLAPLGCGVQTGVGAVLNVLRPEAGHTLAVYGTGSVGLAAVMAARLTPATRVIAVDPDPKRLALARRLGATDAVNPREDDALDAVRELTGGRGAERALETSGAPRVLRQAVDGLAVSGVCGVVGAPPAGTEAAFDVPSMLDRGPRVVGVNQGEAVPRVFVPALVELYRAGRLPFDEIVSVFPFARIEEAAGAAARGDVVKPVLMLA
- a CDS encoding GMC oxidoreductase, encoding MNAGVWGPGSPPVVEQDLDVYDADVLVLGSGAGGATTAWALASTGARVLVVERGGFLPREQDNWSPQAVFGEGRYHNAGPWRTAEGRPFTPSAHYYVGGTTKVFGAALPRLRSGDFDAVEHLEGTSPAWPFGYADLEPYYAEAERLYRVHGAAGADPTGPPRSGPYPWPPVAHEPVIGELAERLRAQGLHPYPVELGVDLAEGGACLRCGTCDAFPCRVGAKSDAETRALRPALRTPNVRLLTHTRAVRLRTDASGRRVTSVDAERGGRTVRLRAGTVVLSCGAVNSAVLLLRSGGAAHPGGLANGSGQVGRNLMMHNNSVLMAVDPRRRNPVTFQKTLAVNDFYLPGPHTEHPLGNLQLMGKVYEATLAAARPRLPRRLLGALAARSVDWWVMSEDLPDPDNRVLPGSGGDDVTVRWRPTNTRAHRRLVRAASRMMRRAGHPLVLTQRLGVEATGHQCGTTVAGADPARSVLDPYCRSHEVRNLYVVDGGFFPSSAAVNPTLTIAAQALRTVREGDLLP
- a CDS encoding VOC family protein, with translation MTSPTPSTAPTLRVPGATAVHHIAYTVPDLDQAVNFFTDVLGAELAYRTGPVADPGGLWMSRQLGVHPDAVARIAMLRLGPVTNVELFEYAAPGQRRVYPRNSDWGGHHLALGTTDLDASLRHLTSYEGVVALGEPQKVDDGPIAGTRFVYVRTPFGLHLELAEVPDHLPFHYETPVRLYTPVAGPS
- a CDS encoding cupin domain-containing protein, with amino-acid sequence MRDALVVADVHDPADVHGVHDSDGLSRWACLSRRTGLYGGWEAVEWAWLPAGGVSGEHLHSRTEEVYFLLHGRGEIHLDGRPHAVRAGDAVLTGLGARHALHNTGRRPLSWLVVELPAPTRVGAGPYAVPHQSPRSQGESPVTTTPRSAVVRDLRGHGPLDAAEVLTGPLRTVGVRDLPPHAGVELAARGTEHTVFVLSGTGTARSADREVPLASGTALTLPLGGAVRLWAGDGGMEYFHAVLDVPLPEEGWS
- a CDS encoding sedoheptulose 7-phosphate cyclase; translated protein: MPFPPPTVHGLTTTEGPGPARSWTVSTAKPVRYRVRFAPGVLDPRTRALARAGAPADGPAPARRLLVVEERVDLLYGDAIRASCEAGGHGEYAIHVLPAHERLKTMESVYSVVGAMDRFGLDRRREPVVAVGGGVLLDVVGLACSLYRRSTPYVRVPTTLIGLVDAGVGAKTGVNFGAGKNRLGTYHPAVETLLDPGFLATLDRRHIGNGLAEILKIALIKDRDLFDLLAGSGRRLLDARFQADEPLRTTAHHVLARAVHGMLEELHDNLWEHRLERVVDYGHSFSPTLEMRALPALLHGEAVNLDMALTTVIARNRALMTDRQSERVLAAMRALRLPVHHPLMEPELLRDALADTVRHRDGMQRLPLPVGIGDAVFVNDLTDREIALAAEELARAEEVRSDA